Proteins co-encoded in one Arachis hypogaea cultivar Tifrunner chromosome 11, arahy.Tifrunner.gnm2.J5K5, whole genome shotgun sequence genomic window:
- the LOC112722691 gene encoding uncharacterized protein, with amino-acid sequence MATSSIISTMKDHEGVEIVYGMEECHRHSIELLEELGFPKGVLPLKDLVECGRVKETGFVWMKLKAPYEHYFEKTNTKVSYAAEVTGYVEKLKMKKMSGIKSKQMMIWVPISEMSMEDPKGKKITFKTPMGIGRSFPVTSFMTQEEEEKYLLELKENQIKEI; translated from the coding sequence atgGCTACTAGCAGCATCATCTCAACAATGAAGGATCATGAAGGAGTAGAGATAGTTTATGGCATGGAAGAGTGTCATCGCCACTCGATCGAGCTCTTGGAAGAGCTTGGTTTCCCAAAGGGTGTTCTTCCATTGAAGGACCTTGTGGAGTGTGGCAGAGTCAAGGAAACAGGTTTCGTGTGGATGAAGCTAAAGGCGCCATACGAGCATTACTTTGAGAAGACAAACACAAAGGTGAGCTATGCTGCCGAGGTGACCGGATATGTTGAGAAGCtaaagatgaagaagatgagTGGGATCAAGAGCAAGCAGATGATGATTTGGGTGCCAATATCTGAGATGAGCATGGAGGATCCTAAAGGGAAGAAGATTACATTTAAGACTCCTATGGGGATAGGAAGGTCTTTTCCTGTTACTTCTTTCATGActcaagaggaagaggagaagtaCCTCCTTGAGTTGAAGGAGAATCAGATTAAAGAAATATAA